In a single window of the Epinephelus moara isolate mb unplaced genomic scaffold, YSFRI_EMoa_1.0 scaffold759, whole genome shotgun sequence genome:
- the sparc gene encoding SPARC isoform X1: protein MRVWIVFLLCLAGHAMAAPTEEEPFVDELVIEEPVAEEAEVGANPVQIEIGEFDEAIDIAEEEEEVVTENPCLNHHCKKGKVCEVDESNTPMCVCQDPSTCLPAEAEFEHVCGTDNKTYDSSCHFFATKCALEGTKKGHKLHLDYIGSCKFIEPCVDSELNEFPLRMRDWLKNVLVTLYERDEDNNLLTEKQKLRVKKIYENEKRLQAGEHSLDLLAHDFEKNYNMYIFPVHWQFGQLDQHPVDGYLTHTELSPLRAPLIPMEHCTTRFFEQCDSDNDKYIALEEWASCFGIKEQDVDKDLII, encoded by the exons ATGAGGGTGTGGATTGTCTTCCTCCTGTGCCTGGCCGGCCATGCCATGGCTGCTCCT actgagGAGGAGCCCTTCGTGGATGAGCTGGTCATTGAGGAACCAGTTGCTGAG GAGGCCGAGGTGGGAGCCAACCCCGTGCAGATTGAGATCGGAGAGTTTGACGAGGCCATCGATAtcgctgaggaggaggaggaagttgTTACTGAGA ACCCCTGCCTGAACCACCACTGCAAGAAGGGCAAAGTGTGTGAGGTGGATGAGAGCAACACccccatgtgtgtgtgccaggaCCCCTCCACCTGCCTCCCTGCTGAGGCCGAGTTCGAGCAC GTCTGCGGCACCGACAACAAGACCTACGACTCTTCCTGCCACTTCTTCGCCACCAAGTGCGCCCTGGAGGGAACCAAGAAGGGCCACAAGCTGCACCTGGACTACATCGGATCCTGCAAAT TCATCGAGCCCTGCGTGGACTCTGAGCTCAACGAGTTCCCCCTGCGTATGAGGGACTGGCTGAAGAACGTCCTGGTGACTCTGTACGAGCGCGATGAGGACAACAACCTGCTGACCGAGAAGCAGAAGCTCAGG GTGAAGAAGATCTACGAGAACGAGAAGAGGCTGCAGGCCGGCGAGCACTCTCTGGACCTGCTGGCTCACGACTTCGAGAAGAACTACAACATGTACATCTTCCCCGTCCACTGGCAGTTCGGCCAGCTCGACCAGCACCCCGTCGACGG gtaCCTGACCCACACAGAGCTCTCCCCTCTGCGTGCTCCTCTCATTCCCATGGAGCATTGCACCACTCGCTTCTTCGAGCAGTGCGACTCTGACAACGACAAATACATCGCCCTGGAAGAGTGGGCCTCCTGCTTCGGCATCAAGGAGC aggaCGTGGACAAAGACCTCAtcatctga
- the sparc gene encoding SPARC isoform X2, giving the protein MRVWIVFLLCLAGHAMAAPEAEVGANPVQIEIGEFDEAIDIAEEEEEVVTENPCLNHHCKKGKVCEVDESNTPMCVCQDPSTCLPAEAEFEHVCGTDNKTYDSSCHFFATKCALEGTKKGHKLHLDYIGSCKFIEPCVDSELNEFPLRMRDWLKNVLVTLYERDEDNNLLTEKQKLRVKKIYENEKRLQAGEHSLDLLAHDFEKNYNMYIFPVHWQFGQLDQHPVDGYLTHTELSPLRAPLIPMEHCTTRFFEQCDSDNDKYIALEEWASCFGIKEQDVDKDLII; this is encoded by the exons ATGAGGGTGTGGATTGTCTTCCTCCTGTGCCTGGCCGGCCATGCCATGGCTGCTCCT GAGGCCGAGGTGGGAGCCAACCCCGTGCAGATTGAGATCGGAGAGTTTGACGAGGCCATCGATAtcgctgaggaggaggaggaagttgTTACTGAGA ACCCCTGCCTGAACCACCACTGCAAGAAGGGCAAAGTGTGTGAGGTGGATGAGAGCAACACccccatgtgtgtgtgccaggaCCCCTCCACCTGCCTCCCTGCTGAGGCCGAGTTCGAGCAC GTCTGCGGCACCGACAACAAGACCTACGACTCTTCCTGCCACTTCTTCGCCACCAAGTGCGCCCTGGAGGGAACCAAGAAGGGCCACAAGCTGCACCTGGACTACATCGGATCCTGCAAAT TCATCGAGCCCTGCGTGGACTCTGAGCTCAACGAGTTCCCCCTGCGTATGAGGGACTGGCTGAAGAACGTCCTGGTGACTCTGTACGAGCGCGATGAGGACAACAACCTGCTGACCGAGAAGCAGAAGCTCAGG GTGAAGAAGATCTACGAGAACGAGAAGAGGCTGCAGGCCGGCGAGCACTCTCTGGACCTGCTGGCTCACGACTTCGAGAAGAACTACAACATGTACATCTTCCCCGTCCACTGGCAGTTCGGCCAGCTCGACCAGCACCCCGTCGACGG gtaCCTGACCCACACAGAGCTCTCCCCTCTGCGTGCTCCTCTCATTCCCATGGAGCATTGCACCACTCGCTTCTTCGAGCAGTGCGACTCTGACAACGACAAATACATCGCCCTGGAAGAGTGGGCCTCCTGCTTCGGCATCAAGGAGC aggaCGTGGACAAAGACCTCAtcatctga